ATAATAATGTCACttgcaacaaaacaaaagttGCACACTTGTCAAAAGGAACAATTATATACATATATCTAATCACAAGACCAGTCATAGCACGTTCATGTCTAACCATCAATCAACCTGTTTAACCTGGGTGTTCATTTCTGCAGCTCCAAAATGTAACTTGGAGCCCCCAACCAGACACACTCTGTTCTGTTATAGCCCTCTGTTTTATATATGGGTCTCTCTGTGAATAACATATAGTTAAGTGCATGTTAGCATAACAGATTATACATTAAAGGTGATAAAATATATGTAGACAGGAGTGATTTATGGATCAATGTTGCTCCTCCAAAGAACAGGTGTTTAGTTATTTTTGTAAATTGTAATATAGATTAAACTCCCCAAAAGTATATAAATCAAACACATTTTCTTCACATAAAGTTAATGTTATTGTATATTGCATCAGTAAAACGAATAGAATATTATAATAACATTATAAAGACATGACCCATTCTGCTTAACACGTATTTTCTACTTAAGGTATGTTTTACTGATATTTTAATTGCAAAACCTTTATTTGCTATTAAGATTTGCAGTATTTCTGATGTGCAATGCATGCTGTATATAAAAGGCTCTTTGGGGAATACCATAGATTTTTAAAATACAAAGAGTAGAACCCGTTTTCAACAAGTATTTGTATGTCATTAAATAGCTCTAATTTTGAGGAATTTTCAGTACTGTATCTGCAGTTATGGGAATTTTAGTTTGTCaattttataaatgtaatacaTCTTTATTTTAACACCAGAAATGTATTGTGTTTTCGTTTACTTCTACTATACAGTAGATTGTTGTAATCTGTAACAGTGAAAGCATCTCAGGTTGCACATCTGGTCCAACAGCACCACCCTGCGTAACTGCTGCCTCATGCACAATCACAACCACGTACCCATTGACACAAAACTACATCTCCCAGGCTCCTCTCTTTAAGGGGCAGGCAGTCATGCGGATAGAAACAGGAGTGGGCATCCGCTTTGCTGCACGAAGAAGAAACTTTGAGGAAAGATGCACGAAGAGGAGGATGGCAACCAAGCAAACTCCTGCAGAGCTTCTCGGATTGTTGTCTCCAGATCTGTGGAAGTGGCCGACAGCGACGCAGCGAAGGAGCAGGCCTCCAAACTATGCGGATACCTGAACAAACTGTCCGGCAAGGGGCCTCTGAGGGGGTACAAGCCGAGATGGTTCGTGTACGATCCGAGGAAATGTTACTTGTATTACTTCAAGACTCCCCAAGATGCCTTGCCGCTCGGGCACATCGAGATTGGCGATGCGAGCTTCAGctatgatgtggagggagaagaGGGCCAGTTTGAGATCCGCACCGCCGGGAAGGAGTTCCTGCTGAAGGTAGAAACTTTTCAGCATGTGTCGCTCTGCTTTGCTGTCATTTGTCACTTCCTTTCTTATTGTGGAAAAAGGCAGAGACACAACCATTCTTACTTAGTGTTATTCCCAGTTTTGATTTAAGTTGGATATTCAAAATACTTCTGCTGACAGTTCTGTGATTTGACAACTTTTAAAGAAAAGCTCGATTCAAAAGagcctcttttaatatctaCAAGGCTTTCTAACTTTCATACCAAAACTGCAAATATGTTTTGGTATATCTATGTTTCATGTAAATATGTATACTATATATTAATGTTATAaggtttattttaattgtattatttattggTCCTTTTCCTACAATCTACTTTGACTGTGTTTATACACCAAGACAAACTCCTTGTAGGCTATGTGTAAACCTAgtgcaataaacctgtttctgattctcattctgaaataaAATCCAATATGCGTGTATCATGTTTGCCAAACAAGAGCTTAATCAGCACATTACTCAGCTGATTGCACTGTTTGCATGGATAAACTATTTTAGGGTATACATAAGCTCATCTTCCCCCATGACCCCACAGCTTTTGAAAGGGTTCTCTCATGTGATGATGGTGTCTTCTCTGCCATCATGTGACTGTGACAGGTAGCTCTGGGCTCACTCAACCAGCTGCTCGCTAGAGTCTGGAACATGTTCAGCATATGGTGTGAATGGTTAATAATACCAAACAGCTTGCAGTGCCTGAGGCTGGAACTGAGACTGAAACCAGCGCCTGCTCTCATTCACATGACGGATCCAAAGAATAACCTTGTGGTTATTTAACATCTTGCCAACAGTTGAAAATTAGCCTAATACTGGCTCATTTACAGCAATGtggattaatgtgcactgtcctttttaaataaataaacaaacaaacctgCTATTTAAAGTGAACTTAGGCTGTTTCATATGCTTTGTTTAATTCCACAGATGCTCTCCTTTTCCTTGCCATGCTGTATTGATATCAATGTTAAAGATTGTATTGCCTTAGTAGCTTTTATGGCTAACATTTATTTCCCATGTTAGTAaattgtgtgtatttgtgttttttttttttttaaaggcccCCAGCAGGCAGGTGATGCATTTCTGGCTCCAGCAGTTACAGCAGAAGCGTTGGGAGTACAGCAACACACGAGTCTCCGGTCAGAGAGACAGCTGGAGCTCCCCGACTATGGCCTACCCCCCCACCGGCCTCGTAGGCAAAGAAGGTAgacacatacatgcacacaaacatacatgtatgtgTATGGAAACTCATTTTCACAGCTTGGTTACCTTGTGATAAGGCTGAAAGTAAACACCTGTATCTGAGAGATTAATATTTACACAAGTCGAGTTATTTTGTCGCCAGGGTAACTACTGAAGGAGCAAGTACAGTTGGAGTGGATATGATAGGAGTGGTTAGTCAAGCATCGATTAAATGAGAAATCAAAGATACAGCTAAAGAAAGGAGTTCACATCTACTTTATCTGGGGTGTGTTTCatttaaatgcaatgaaaaaaaaatctcactGTATGAACTTCAAGGGTTTTCACAAGTAGCTGCCACTGTTATATGATAGAATAAAGACAGCCTAAAAGCATTTACAttataaacaacaaagaagATGTACATAACATATAAATACTCAGTGTAATATAATTTTAACACCATCAATACCAGTATAAGGTGTTGTGGCTATCCAAACAATGTGTGTGCACCACAGTTTTGTTATTCTACTTCCTGGGAAAACACGCTGTAAGCATGACGCTTCTGTGGACTTTTCACATTCTCGACCCTTATGAAGTCAGACATGTTAGTCACATGGTTTGACTGAAAGATAGGTTGAGCATAATATCTTTAAATCAGTGTTTGTTGCTGCACTTTATGGATTTGGCTTATTTTTATTGTTTGGGGTTATACAGCTGTTCTGATCCCATCATTTCTGTCAAAGATTTGACATCATGTTCAAGCAGTCCAGGATATTCTGTAAAAAGAGACTAAAATATGAAATGTTGAAGGAAATAAAAAATCCAGTTCTGAACTGGGACCAAAGTAGTTAATATTATAACATcagaaaatatattgtatttagGAAATAAGTTATCATAATATCAAAGAATAGCTTCTTACTCTCAGGTCAGTAAAGGCACACTTACAGTTTAATTTGTTTaaactgctgtagctgaggGGAAATGAGCTGTAAAAAGCCTCTTCCTTTTCCTGTCATTACATATGCATGactaatgtttttctttttaaataataaaaaacagaACACTAATGTTAACTTTGTGTTTACAACATTTTAAAGGTATTTAGTTAAACATATGTTTATacttgattttgtttatttgtataaAATACATAACATTTAAACATTGTACAGCCCCAAACAAGACAGATTACCTCAAATACctcaaacaaaacagaaataAAATTATAAAGGGCTTAttggtaggtcattttggagaaaccagcttgagtgtgctagaatttgaaaatacacagctggaaaaaatctgccacttccttacagagcccctcctccaacacacacgaacgtgcacatgaccaatgagggcacaagataagtttgtgcacagatggaaggctgaaggtcatccagttattttagctgggccgactaaaatgattggtcgtgctttttacagtactacggcttccacagatgacatttttttatgtattttttgccAAAGCACTCAAGATATTTATTGCTATCggaatgttaagagcattccatggaatataacaaaaagtgtatctcgagacggtttctcaaacttacctaccccacctttaagaggacttcaaatgttttatattttatacataaaattGACACCCTGGGTTCTTTTTTGTCTTAGAAGTTCTTGACCTTTTGGCAGGGAGCTGTGATGAAATGTTTCCTGTGCAAGAGAAATTTGGGAAATTAGTAATCTCCTTAACTGGAATTTTCTCTCACAGAGGATATTAAATATTTTATGTTGCTCTTTTTGCACGGCTACTAGTGAAAGATCAAAATGCCTAAACTTCTCTTCACACTATAAACAAGATGCAGGAATATCTGGTAAAATAGTAAAAGGATAAGGCGCATCAAAACAACCGATGCTTTAAATGCGGGACTAATTTGACCATATTAATAAAGCAGGCACAGCTTTAGAGAGGCTGGCAGGattcgtttttctttttttgaagaTGTCAGCTGAAATGTTTAATCAGTACACAATGAGTTTGAACAAAGTCCTACTTAATTGCAGTGTCACAACAGCTACAGTATGTAGTTCCCACTTTGAACAACATTTCTGTGGAGTTGGTTCGCCTTTATAAAATGTTCCCTTACTTAACCAACTCATTTCATACAAAGAGGAAACTTTACTTTTAGGCTTCTTGGCTCAGAAATGCTACATACTGTATTTCCTCATGGTTAGAGAAACCACATACAGCCACCCTGTTGTAAATGGCATTCTGGGTAACTCTAAATGTTGCCTCACCTCGTTACCATTCAGTGTCATGATAATATAATTTCCTCAACGAATGGATGATAAAGCAGCGGTCCTGATAAACAGTTCTCGTGATATGAGTAATGCGTTATTATAATCATGTTCTTAAAATGAATTTTAATGTAATTTCAGATGCGCTCGTCTTTGAGAAGCTAAGTGAAAGCATGGAGAAGGTCCGCCACGACTTTTCAATGGAGACAGAAACAGATGGTGGAGGGATGGTGGGCATCCAGTCAGCTCGGGGGGGGGCTTCTGCCGGGTCGACAAACCCCCTCAACTTCTCCATCAGAAACTTCGGTACAGAACTCAGGTACGGCCGAACAATGATTATGATATCGTACCCATAAGTTTTTGTTTTGAGTTCCTGTCAAACTGGCACAACCAGTTTTATCTGCTATGTGCCCTGCCGTACAACACGTCCATTCAAATGAAGCAAAACACTGAAATGCTCAAAATGTGACATGGTTTGGAATTTGCTTTGTATCTCTGATAAGAAGAGAGTTGCACATGATTCATTGAGCATTCATTCTTATAGCATCTATTTTTATGATGATATCTCTTGTTTTGAAATACATTGACTTTTATCAACTTATGATCAGGGCAGAAATGTCTTACAACAAGACACTTTGCTGTAACACCTCTTATATGTATGAGGTGAGAGAAAGGCTTGAAGTTCATGCTGCTGCACACAAATAATCGTGTGGTTGCAGTGGTCTCACATTTAAAAGTGTGAAAACCTCAGTCTCTACAGCTTATAGGCCCTTTTTATATTTGTGATAAAGAATGCCTTCCatttatgtttgtttttaagAAAGCCCTATGTGTAAATTATACTTTCCTTTCAAGTGAAAGCTGGACATCTCTACCtgtattgtgttgcattgtgtaCAGCTACAGTTCTGTTGCCAATGCCTGTGGGAAAAGTGTAAAGACCTCAACAAAGGCCTTTTGTGCTAATGTTACCATTTACAAACTAGCAGCACAAGTTTGCCCTTGATCCCTGTGGATTTGAAAATCTTCTACATAGTAGCAGACTCTTAATGTCCAGCAGCACGACGGCCCCACAGTCATGGTCTTACTCATCCTTACTTCTGGTTTCTGTTCTCTCAGGAACTCCATGTCTTATCTGCggccgggcagaggaggtgagaGCAGACGCAGTATGTTTTacaccaacagcaacaacagtGCGGAGGAGTGGGAGCTCGTGGACACTCCAGCCAAGGACTTCGCCGAACAGAAACATCCTCCAGACACTCACAGAAGTACGTCCACTCCCTGCTTCCTCTGGACATACTCAGTTACATCCCCCAGAGAAAAAAAACTGTCTTTTATTGCTCCACTCATTTGCTCAATACTCTGACAAAGAGACAAACAATGCCTTATTCCCAAGAGATTCTGTCTGCTCAACACAAGTCACTAATTTAATTACGTATTTATCTCTCCTCTCTCAGATTCCTTTGGATCAGCGTTTACATTCGACTTTGTGCGCAACTCAGCGCGACCCAGGAAGCCTTTGCTCAGAGACAAGATGGGCTCTGGGAGGTTCGGGCGCTCCGCAGAGACGCGCAGTGCAGAGAACGCAGAGGTGGAGTGTAACGGCAGCAAACCTTTGGAGATGCAGCTTCGCCTCCAGAGCCAGCAGGAAGAGCTGAGCCGCATGCAGCAGGATCACGCCAAACTCAGAGAGGAGCTGGCCAGTCAGAAGGTACAACTATCCTGTTATTTCACATATGTTGATCACATGAAAACATTCTGGGGTAGAGTCTACAGAAAGAGTATGGGGAAATGGTTACAAATATTTAGATTGTGATTCACTAAAAGACATGTTTCTGGTTAGTAGTATTCACTTTAATGTTTAGAGCTTCATTCAGAGGGTCTTGTTAGGTTTCTGAACCGTTGATTCAGGATGTTAGTCATCATACCAATGGTTTTGTTTACTGTAATACATACACATTAATGTAGAAAAACTGTTAAGGCTGAATTGACTTAATGTGTGTATTATCTTAGGATGTATACCAGGTTGACCCAAGTGGTTTTGCTTACACTTTAGTTTATTCAGCACACGCATGGTGTCTGACGGAGCAGTTTGGTGTAATCCTGATGCTCTCACTAATACAGGAAGACAGCAAATGATTAGTCAtgctttagagcaggggtggggaacctttttcctctcaagggccatttcaattttttcaacatcctccgagggccgtacaaatgattgacctcatgcacgtgcacggtgtggcatgaccaccaaaacagaaagatatagacacaagatgtgtgcaaatgtatttagtttcctatccatgtgaacatgatttaagtgggggggggacctaacctcctctaggggggttcggggggtatgctcccccgggaagatttttttttaaatgttaaagttaaaagcatcaatctggtgcactttgagagcaacattaggagctctatggatacatctctcaacacccatatgaaacagaactcaacagatttactttttctttatggacattttacaaatcactcccctttcaaactgtattcttgtttattaataacaacttttttttactgttatatagtattttatacccgtttactttattatcttatttttttataataatgatcatataaagatgtgcctttacctcactggttggagaaaaagcttcttatattcgttagcatagctagctaaccagatgctaataacaacaaagttattgactgtatgatcagtatgacagtcatgaacagatcgccactgggctttcaaccaaagacacagccacgcaaaaactgcggcatgtgtacagctccttatgggtaggctactgcaatttttggaagtgccggagcagTGTCCTGGTgctgctctccgtcagcactacacgttaggctcgtgttgtgttcaaggaccctgatcttggccaggaaaaacaggcactcgcttgtttaatctttttgcggtctagatttctttcatttttttattttttgcgtgtgtttataaattacctcgagggccgtactaaatggtctcgcgggccgtatacggcccgggggccggaggttccccacccctgctttagagagAACTGAGGAAACTGCAGTTCTTTCAACAACAATCACATTTGGGACGTTCCTTCCCATTGCTCTTTGTTCTTGTTTCAGTGTTTTAAATTAGCAAACTGGTCTCAATTGCTACAACATTAACCAGATACATATGTAATGTGTGAGTATATGCTTCCCTGTGATATGGCTCACTGGCATCAAACGTTTGAGAAAAGTTCATGGAGGAAGTGATTCAGTTGGTTGAATCTGCGTTAGTGTTATTGGATATGTTCAGTCATTCCTGGTTCTGCTTAGCTCGTATGGACTAAAGCAGACAGTAATAATATTGATTTATGGCCTTCAGGTAATGTTGTAACATtgcaaagaaagaaatgtttccACCTATTCTTCTTTGTATGTGGTGctcacagggttgggttgtaacgggatacatgtaacggcgttacgtaatcagaatacaaaaatcaagtagctgtattcagctcgcgttacatttgaaaaacgagtaatctgattacagttactttcgtaaacctgaagtgaatacattttggattacttattggaattattggtggaaagatttacTCTCAACTATTCAAGTAACtttacagccgaatcatcacagcccacaaaaccaccgcagatggaccaaaaaagcgtttgaaaaaaaatcgcgggtccgctcgctcagtgaaacaataacaacgaaacatggaggaacaaaagtctgcgtttaaatcgcgtgtttgtatatataggtgtgtgtggttaaaacacatcagcctgcggtcgctctttagtctttagccttactaatgattatttctgaaggtatacacagtgaaggcggtgcgcgAAAGGCACTGTGCGGCtcactcgtcttctcagaggcggagttaaccctcccgctgcctcctggcgctgcagagatgtcatgaagtgaaggaggttttccttctaaaaaacagctgtgggcagcaaatactgtgagtgtcacggacatgaattcatagatcaaggcagattggtgcacacactctcctgttttgccaatccggtgcttaaactatagctctacacccctggccgaaatgtccttaaaatgaagtccgagttcgacattttaattaatgtcctgccaacactggcaggacagaaggcgacacgcccgttctaagccgtgtccctcactcctcacatcccaagctgcatccccaaaaagtgtattatgttgttacatcgtttcagatgtgatgtttcagttgtgctcttgataagccattaaaacagtaaaaacactttcagtttccttttgctttttgtgtctcctgttcaccaaaacataccgtCTGtgaaggaaaaagaaagtaatccaaaagtaatctaaaagtaatctgattacgttacttttttaagacgcgtaactgtaactgtattcggattactttcagagccatgtaatcagtaatcagtaactggttacatttacaaagtaaccctcccaaccctgggtGCTCATGAGAACAATGGCATTCTTCTTGACAGAAATTATGTTGGGCTTTTCTCATTTCATTAATTGTCATTGCTCTGTCTGGACAGTTTTTTTTACCTTGCCATCCACAATGTTAGGAAACGCTTGGCAATGAAAACTGTTTGTGTTTGTCACAGTTACTTTATCTACTAATGTGTAACCATGACATGCAAGTGGGTGTGTATGCTTGAGTGTACTGTAGGTCACACACACTTGTGCAATTATGTGAGCCAAGTATCTGCACTTTCGCCACAGTATACCCCTAATAATATACACACTAAACTTCTGTTATTTAGTCTCATGCTCTGTCATTACATGCAGCTGGTTATCTGTGCATTGTTTGGCTGTTGTGCTGCTTAGATGGCCTGTGTCAAACAGTGTGAACTAGCAGGGCTTCTTTCAGCAAATTATTTGGTAGAGAGGGGAAAACACACTCCCTGAAGCATTCAAATTACTTTGCAAAAACAGCAACAATAAAATGAAAATTGGGACTATGTTTTTACCATGAAGTATAAGATAATTGTGATTGTTATATAATAGATAATTATAAAAaggttctttcttttttaatgacGTTGTGTGGTCTTCATTTTAGCTGAGATAGCCAAACTCTCCCTGAACATATATGTAGTTAAATAGTTTAttgttaataataaaaaatgggCTATTGTTACTTCTACGATATATGTTATGACAGAAAACAATAAATTCATTTTGGAAGCGACACTCGTTTGGTTATATAGTTATGCTTCTGGACCAAGCAGTGTAAAGTGTAAGAAATTATGAGAAGGAATAAAAATGATGTCCAAAGTAATTATGCGCTGCAGTTATTCAAGTAAAATTCCAGCTAAGAGAATATGCAACTGTCCCACATGTAAGGCATAATATTGACCCTTTAAATGTTGTGTTGACAAATAAAATCCCCTTTCGCCGACAGGAGCTGGTGAGGCTCCTGCAGCAGACCCTGAGGACCTTGCAGTGCGACAGGCAGCCGGTTCACCGTCCAGCCCCGGCTCCAGATCCATCCGCAGCTTCAGACCAGATGCAGGGTCCGGCCGTAAACCAGGAAGGGGTCGCCCAGGCGGAGGCCCTGCTTCAGGAGAAAGACGGACAGATCCAGGCCCTGTGTGGCCACATGGAGCGCCTCGCCTTAGAGAAGGAGAGTCTGCAACAAGAGCTGAAGGGCCTGAAGATAAAGGTGGGGGAGATAAACGACCAGCTGGGGATGCTGATGGAGACCATCCAGGCCAAAGATGAAGTCATCATCAAACTGTCGCAGGAGGGCTCCGAGCAGAGCGGCAACCCAGACAACGGTTCACCCCCTCCCTACAAAGATCAGCAGGAGGTAGACATCCTCAAGGTACAGAAAGAAACACAAGGAACGAGATTTAAAGCAAATAGAATGTAGACAGATCATGTGAACTGAAAGAGTATAGGACTATATCAATTATATTAGGTTATAGAATGAACTTCTTAAACTGTAGACATTTTAAAGCTGTTTTCTCATGGTTTGATTATGCTCTAGTTAATGTTTTACTCTGCGTAACCCAATACATGTTTCTCCAATTTCAGGACAGTCTTCAAGGCTACAAAACCCAGAACAAGTTCCTGAACAAAGAGATCCTGGAGCTGACCGTGTTACGCAGGAGTGCAGAGAGCAGAGAAAATACCTTAGAAGCAAAGGTATATCTTGTGTTTGTTCGTAATggtgtaactctgttaatagAAACGGGAAGTCTGAGTAGCTAGCAGGGGAAGTCCTGCATTGGCCCCCTTAACCTCAACATTCCAAGTAGAAGCAATGAATAATGCATCATGATCTTGCCTGCCGTCAGTTATGATAACAAAGATGCTGATTATATTTCTCTGTTATCTCTGCTGCAGTATACGTCCCTGGAGGCCAAGCTGTGTCAGGTGGAGAGTAAGTATCTGGTGCTGCTTCAAGAAGTGAAGAACCCGGTGTGTTCGTCTTCGGAGCAGAGCCCAGCCCGAGAGGTCATCTCCAGATTACTGGAGGACGCGCTGCAGGTAGAGAGCTCCGACCAGCAGGACCACCTCATCTTCAAACCAAATACTGTCAGGTATGGCCAAAAAGCCTTTATGAATGGATGTTACGATAGATGTTTTTTTTCCCCACACTTAAAAGTATGTTTCATTTCTCTATAATGTTCTGATTTTAACTGATTTATATAAGTGTCTAAGTTGTAAGAGCAAGTTAAAACTATTTTACAGAATTTAAAATACACATTTCAGTTAATTTATACATGTTTTGCAAACAACTACTATCCCATTGTAGTTAAAATGTATCCAGAGTATCACTAAAATATACAACATATAAAAGACAAACCCATTGCAGGAGAGTAGACCTAATAATATAATGTCTTCATCAGATCTGTTTTCATTTTCCCTTTACTGGAAAAACTAGCTCTGCTAATTAGTATTGTGTTTGCTATTGCTGTTGCTCTGCAAGCTCAGGCATGTTCTCGCCAAAATGTATAATTAGAAATTCAGGCAATCTCTACAGTAACTGATGTAGCATTGAAGGCAGGTTAAGCAAATGTGGGTCCCTTTAAAAGTGTAAATACATTTTATAGTGAATTTAGCATCACTGATTGATGATGATCTCCCCCATGTTCTCTCTTCCCTGATCTAATATCAGTGAGTATGACACGTTCGGCTTCAAAACCGTccctgaggaggaggaagaggaggagcagcTGGATGCGAAGGTGAGAGCTCTGGAGCTGAAGTCTCTCTCCATGACGGATCAGGAGGTGTCCGTCGGGGTGAAGTGGGAGAACTATCTGTCCAGCATCATGAACAGAGATATGGTGCGCTCCCCTGAGCTCAAGGCCCTGTTTCGGAGCGGCGTTCCCCATGAGCACCGCTCCAAGGTGTGGCGCTGGTGCGTTGCCTTCCATGTCAAGAAGTTTAGGGACCACCTGCCGGCAGACTACTATGAGACCCTACTGAACGTGGCCCGGGACAAGCCCAACCCGGCCTCCAAGCAGATCGAGCTGGACTTACTGCGCACTTTGCCCAACAACAAGCACTATTCCTCCCCGAGTGCCGGCGGGATCCAGAAACTCAGGAACGTCCTGATGGCTTTCTCCTGGAGGAATCCGGATATCGGCTACTGCCAGGGACTCAACAGGTACAAGACGGACTCTACCATCTCTCCTTCTCTTCTTTTATGCCCTTTAACCACTTATATTCATTGTATGTCATTTCTTCAGGCTGGCAGCTATTGCCCTGCTCTATCTGGACCAAGAGGACGCCTTCTGGTGCCTTATAGCCATTGTGGAGGTCTTCATGCCAAGAGACTATTACACAAAGACTCTGCTTGGCTCACAGGTAAACAAGCTCAAAGGTGCAAGCATTGGGACACATAGAGACATGTTTCTGCCTCATTAACCAGAGTGTACAGGTTTCACTGCTGTCAGTTTGGTCGTATTCATGTGACTTATAATAGATTGTAGAATAATGCAGCAGTAGTGATCTGCACTGTTTGATTCCTTTCTCTCTTCTGGATTTGACCCCATGGTTAATcctattgtaaaacaaaagtTATCTGTTCATGATGAAGAATTAACTAATGTTTGTTGGTTCGATCTGTGCAGGTTGACCAGCGTGTGTTCAAGGATCTGATGTGTGAGAAGCTCCCCCGGCTTCATGT
This region of Pseudochaenichthys georgianus chromosome 6, fPseGeo1.2, whole genome shotgun sequence genomic DNA includes:
- the tbc1d2b gene encoding TBC1 domain family member 2B, with the protein product MHEEEDGNQANSCRASRIVVSRSVEVADSDAAKEQASKLCGYLNKLSGKGPLRGYKPRWFVYDPRKCYLYYFKTPQDALPLGHIEIGDASFSYDVEGEEGQFEIRTAGKEFLLKAPSRQVMHFWLQQLQQKRWEYSNTRVSGQRDSWSSPTMAYPPTGLVGKEDALVFEKLSESMEKVRHDFSMETETDGGGMVGIQSARGGASAGSTNPLNFSIRNFGTELRNSMSYLRPGRGGESRRSMFYTNSNNSAEEWELVDTPAKDFAEQKHPPDTHRNSFGSAFTFDFVRNSARPRKPLLRDKMGSGRFGRSAETRSAENAEVECNGSKPLEMQLRLQSQQEELSRMQQDHAKLREELASQKELVRLLQQTLRTLQCDRQPVHRPAPAPDPSAASDQMQGPAVNQEGVAQAEALLQEKDGQIQALCGHMERLALEKESLQQELKGLKIKVGEINDQLGMLMETIQAKDEVIIKLSQEGSEQSGNPDNGSPPPYKDQQEVDILKDSLQGYKTQNKFLNKEILELTVLRRSAESRENTLEAKYTSLEAKLCQVESKYLVLLQEVKNPVCSSSEQSPAREVISRLLEDALQVESSDQQDHLIFKPNTVSEYDTFGFKTVPEEEEEEEQLDAKVRALELKSLSMTDQEVSVGVKWENYLSSIMNRDMVRSPELKALFRSGVPHEHRSKVWRWCVAFHVKKFRDHLPADYYETLLNVARDKPNPASKQIELDLLRTLPNNKHYSSPSAGGIQKLRNVLMAFSWRNPDIGYCQGLNRLAAIALLYLDQEDAFWCLIAIVEVFMPRDYYTKTLLGSQVDQRVFKDLMCEKLPRLHVHFELYKVDFSLITFNWFLVVFVDSVVSDILFKIWDAFLYEGPKIMFRCALALFKYKEEEFLKLEDSTAIFKYLRYFTRTILDSRKLMNIAFGDMNPFPMRSIQNRRSFHLEKVRLELTELEAIRQTFLRERETTQDRRSFVSDDEEDN